One bacterium genomic window, CTCGTGTCGTTCCCCGAAGTCTACGGCACGCTCGCCGTCGCGGCATTCTTCTTCTACCGGCTCGAACGTTCGCGCACCGGCCGCGCGTTCGCCGCGATCCGGGAAGACGAGGCGGCGGCGCAGGCGATGGGCATCCGGGTGACCGCGTACAAGGTGCTCGCGTTTTCGATCGCCGGGTTCATCGCGGGGCTCGCCGGCGGGCTCGCGGTCCACTTCACGTATCTGATCAACCCGGCGCAGGCCGCGTTCGGCGAGGCGGTGACCATCCTCACGTACGCGGTGTTCGGCGGGACGGCTACCTTCGCCGGGCCCATCCTGGGCGGCGTCGCGCTGACGGTGCTGCCGGAGGCGCTGCGCTTTCTCAAAGGCTACCGGCTGCTGCTCGACGGTGCCATCCTCGTTCTCGTGACGACGTATCTGCCAAACGGGGTGCTCGATCCCTTGCTGCGGCGGCGCCCACCGCGGGCGGCGGCGCCCCCCGGCGGGATGCGCCGACGTCGCCGTGCTTGAGATATCCGGCCTCACACGAACGTTTGGCGGGCTGCGCGCCGTGGACTCGATCTCGTTCGCCGTCCGGGAGGGCGAGATCGTCGGCCTGATCGGGCCGAACGGAGCCGGCAAGACGACGCTGTTCGACCTCGTCACCGGGTTCCTCGCGCCGACGGCCGGACGCGTGCGGTTTCGAGGCGCGGACATCACACGCAGGAGCCCGGACCGCGTCACCGCGGCGGGCATCGCGCGGACGTTCCAGAACATTCGCCTGTTCCGCGACATGCCGGCCGCCGAGAACGTCGTCGTCGGACAGCACATCCGGACGTCGGCCACGCTGGCCGACGCCGTCTTCGCGACGCCGCGCTATCGGACGGAAGAGCGGGAGGCGCGGACCCGGGCGCGCGAACTGCTGGCGCTCGTCGGCCTCGGAGACCGCGCCTCGACCCCGGCCCGGTCGCTCGCGTACGGCGATCAGCGGCGGCTCGAGATCGCCCGCGCACTCGCCACGCGACCGCGCCTCTTGCTGCTCGACGAGCCGGCGGCGGGCATGAATACGGCCGAGACGCAGACGCTCATGGCGCTGATCCGACGCCTCCGCGACGAGCACGGCCTCACGGTTCTCCTGATCGAGCACGACATGAAGCTCGTGATGGGGATCTGCGACCGCGTCGTCGTGTTGAACTTCGGCCGCGCGATCGCGGAGGGCGCGCCCGACCAAGTGCGGCGCAATCCCGCCGTGATCGAGGCCTACCTCGGCACGCAGACCGAGCGGGTCCGAGCCGCGCGGACCGAGGCGCCGGGGACGCCGGTGCTGTCGGTCGAGCGCGTCAACGCCGGATACGCCTCCGGCGACGTTCTCCACGACGTGTCGCTCCAGGTCGGCGCCGGCCAGATCGTGACGCTCATCGGCGCGAACGGCGCCGGCAAGACGACGCTGCTGCGGACGATCTCAGGGCTCGTGCGGCCCCGCGCGGGCGCGATCCGGCTACGCGGGACGGCGCTCGAGGGCGTGCGGCCGGACCGCATCGTCGGGCTCGGCGTCGCCCACGTCCCGGAAGGCAGGCAGGTCCTCGCCCGCATGACCGTGCTCGACAACCTCCGCGCGGGCGCGTTCGCCCGCCGCGACGGCGGCGTCGAAGCGGACCTCCTGACGCTTTTGGCGCGCTTCCCCGAGTTGGGGGCGCGGCGCGCGCAGGTCGCCGGCACCCTCTCCGGCGGCGAGCAGCAGATGCTCGCGATCGCCCGGGGCCTCATGACGCGGCCGGCGCTGCTCATGCTGGATGAGCCGTCGCTCGGCCTCGCGCCGCGGATCGTCGAGCGGATCTTCGCAATTATCACTGAAGTCAACGACGGCGGAACGCCGATTCTCCTCGTAGAGCAGAACGCGCAGCTCGCGCTCGAAACGGCGGATCAGGGCTACGTCCTCGAGACGGGCCGGGTCGTCCACCACGACCGCGCCGACCGCCTGCTCGGGGACGCGGCCGTCCGGCGCGCGTATCTCGGATAGCGCCGCGCTACCAGCCGAGCGCGTAGTTGCGCTCG contains:
- a CDS encoding branched-chain amino acid ABC transporter permease; its protein translation is MAAIADLYAAYSTIVLFAGVAALLALSIYVTLMAGQLSLGNAALAAIGGYTAAILTKTYHAPLWPALLAGALLATSVAFLIGIPCLRLRGIYLALATLAFGEVVRVAALNLRITGGALGLVGIAPLVSFPEVYGTLAVAAFFFYRLERSRTGRAFAAIREDEAAAQAMGIRVTAYKVLAFSIAGFIAGLAGGLAVHFTYLINPAQAAFGEAVTILTYAVFGGTATFAGPILGGVALTVLPEALRFLKGYRLLLDGAILVLVTTYLPNGVLDPLLRRRPPRAAAPPGGMRRRRRA
- a CDS encoding ATP-binding cassette domain-containing protein codes for the protein MLEISGLTRTFGGLRAVDSISFAVREGEIVGLIGPNGAGKTTLFDLVTGFLAPTAGRVRFRGADITRRSPDRVTAAGIARTFQNIRLFRDMPAAENVVVGQHIRTSATLADAVFATPRYRTEEREARTRARELLALVGLGDRASTPARSLAYGDQRRLEIARALATRPRLLLLDEPAAGMNTAETQTLMALIRRLRDEHGLTVLLIEHDMKLVMGICDRVVVLNFGRAIAEGAPDQVRRNPAVIEAYLGTQTERVRAARTEAPGTPVLSVERVNAGYASGDVLHDVSLQVGAGQIVTLIGANGAGKTTLLRTISGLVRPRAGAIRLRGTALEGVRPDRIVGLGVAHVPEGRQVLARMTVLDNLRAGAFARRDGGVEADLLTLLARFPELGARRAQVAGTLSGGEQQMLAIARGLMTRPALLMLDEPSLGLAPRIVERIFAIITEVNDGGTPILLVEQNAQLALETADQGYVLETGRVVHHDRADRLLGDAAVRRAYLG